CTACACCGCCGACACGCCGGTGGCGCGCGAGTTCGTGAAGAGCTACCAGGCCAAGTTCGGCGGCCCGCCCGGCTACGCGCCCGCCGCCGCCTACGGCATGACGCGGATGCTGCTCCACGCCATGGACAAGGCCAAGTCCACCGAGGTCCCGGACGTCATCAAGGCCTGCGAGGGGCTCGAGGTGGAGGACCTGGTCGGCAAGATGCGCGTGGATGCGAAGACTCACCAGACGCTGCGCCCCTACTTCTTCATGCGCTGCAAGAAGAAGGATGCGATGAAGAACCCGATGGACTTCGCCGACATCATCGCGACGGGCTCGACGCCGCTGCCTGCGGAGTACGCCGCCTGCAAGGACATCGGGTCGCTCTGACCCCAGTGCTCGACGCGTGAAGTTCTCGCTCCTGGTGAGTCAGCTGCTGAACGGGCTCGCCACCGGGATGCTCTATGCCCTCATGGGCATCGGGCTGTCCATCATCACGGGCGTGCTGAACATTCCCAACTTCGCCCACGGCGCCCTCTTCGCCCTGGGCGCCTACCTCCTCTACTCCGTGATCCAGCTCGTCGGCAGCTTCTGGCTCGCCCTGCTGCTGGCGCCGCTCGGCGTGGGCCTTCTGGGGATCCTGATCGAGCTCGGCGGCATCCGGCCGCTCTACAAGGCGGGACACGACTACCAGCTGCTCCTCACCTTCGGCCTGTCGCTGATCGTGACCGAGGGCATCATCATTGTCTGGAGCCCCGTCGGCATGAGTCAGCTTCCGCCCCCGCTCCTGCGCGGGGGCGTCGATCTCGGCATCACCTTCTACCCCAAGTACCGCCTGTTCGTGATGGTGGCGGCGGCGCTCCTCGTGTTCGGCGCCTGGCTCTTTCTCGAGAAGACGCGCTATGGAGCGATCATGCGCGCGGGCATCGAGGACAAGGAGATGGTCACCCTCCTCGGCATCGACGTCCACCGCCTCTTCACCGCCGCCTTCGCGCTGGGCTGCGTGCTGGCCGGCGTGGCCGGGGCCTTGACCGCTCCCATCCGCGGGCTCAATCCGCTGATGGGGGTGGACATGCTCGGCATCGCCTTCGTCGTCGTCGCGCTGGCGGGGCTGGGGAACCTCCTCGGCTCCATCGTGTCGGGCGTGCTCGTGGGAGTGGCGCAGAGCCTGGTCGCGCTCTACTGGCCGGAAGCCTCGGTGGCCGTGATCTTCGCCGTCATGGCCGCCGTCCTTCTCGTCCGCCCCCAGGGACTGTTCGGCATCCGATGAGCGGCTTGAAGGAGGCGCGCATCTGGCTGACCATCCTCGCCGCGGTCGTCCTGCTCCCCGTCGTCGTCCGGCACGCCATCGCCACCGAGATCTGGATCTTCGCCATCTTCGGACTCGGCCTCAACCTGCTCCTGGGATACACGGGACTTCTGTCGTTCGGGCAGGCCACCTTCTTCGGCTCCGCCGGGTACGTCGCCGGCTACCTGCTCAAGCACTATGGGGTCGGCGTGCCCCTGGTCCTCGCCGTCGGCATCGCGGTAGGCGCCCTCACCGCGGCGGTGGTGGGCTATCTCTGCGTACAGCGCGCGGATCTCTATTTCATCATGCTGACGTTCGCGCTGAATCAGATGTTCTACTTCACGGCCTATCAATGGACCTCGGTGACGGGGGGCGAGGATGGTATGCCCGGCATCCCGCGCCCGGACGTCTTCGGGCTCGACATCCACGGGCCCCTCGCGTACTACGCCCTCGTCGCCGTCTTGTTCCTCGTTGCGCTCTGGGTCATGAAGCGCATCGTGGAGTCGCCCCTGGGGAAGATCCTCCAGTCCATTCGGGAGAACGCGCTGCGCGCGGAGGCCCTCGGGTACGACGTCGCCCGGATGAAGCTCGCCGCCTTCGTGATCGGCGGGGCCTTCTCGGGGCTGGCCGGCGTGCTCTACGCGATGCTCTTCGGCATCGTCCCCCTCGAGGCCATCGGCTTCGTCTTCTCCGGCAACGTGGTGTTCGCGACCCTGATCGGCGGCTCCGGCTCGCTGTACGGACCCGTGATCGGCGCGTTCGTGTTCATCTGGCTCTCGGAATCGGTGAGCGCGATGTGGGCCCGCTGGCCGCTCCTGCTGGGGGTGGCCTTCGTGATCGTGGTGCTGTTCTTCCGGGGCGGCGTGGTCGAGGCGTGGGCTCGCTTCTGGGCGTGGCGCGCCGCGCGGCGCGCCCCCACGGCGATGGGGGCCGATGTCTCTGGTTAGGACCGAGCGGCTCACCAAGGCGTTCGGTGCCCTGACCGCCGTCGACGGGGTCAGCATCGAGGTCCAGGAGGGATCGCTCCATTCGGTGATCGGGCCCAACGGGGCCGGGAAGACCACCTTCTTCAATCTCCTGACCGGTCAGCTCGTGCCCACCTCGGGGCGGATCGTCTTCGACGGCCGTGACATCGCGGGCACGCCGCCGCATCATATCGCGCGCCTCGGCATCGCCCGCTCCTTCCAGCGCACGAGCATCTTTCCCGCCCTCACCATCGCGGACAATGTGTGGCTGGCTGCCTTCGCCCGGCAGGAATCGTGGCGCGGCCTGGCGTGGCGCCGCGCCGACGGCTACCCCGCGCTCGCCGACCGCGCCCGTGCGGTGCTGGCCGAGGTGGGGCTGGCCGGGAAGGCGGACCAGCCGGCGCGCGCGATCTCCCACGGTGAGCAGCGTCAGCTCGAGCTGGCCATCGCGCTGGCCGCGACGCCGCGGCTCCTGTTACTGGACGAGCCGGCGGCGGGCTTGTCCCCGGACGAGACCCAGAAGATGGTCGCGCTCGTGCGCGCGCTCAAGGGGCGCTATACCATCGTGCTCATCGAGCACAAGATCGACGTCGTCATGACCATGTCCGACCGGATCTCCGTCATGCACTTCGGCAGCGTGATCGCGGAGGGTACGCCCACCGAGATCCAGCGGAACGCCGAGGTCCGGCGGGCCTACCTGGGTGGCGTCCCGTGACATGATCCTCGAGATCAGTGCGATCGACACCTACTACGGCCTCGGTCACATCCTCCACGGCCTCTCCCTCGCCGTTGCGGAGGGCGAGGTGGTGGCGCTGCTGGGACGCAACGGGGCCGGCAAGACCACCACGCTCCGCTCGATCAGCGGCCTCACCCCGCCGCGCCGGGGCACCATCGCGTACAAGGGCGCGAACATCGCCGGCGTCCCGGCGCATCGGATCTCGCGGCTCGGCATCGCGCTCGTGCCGGAGACCCGCGGCATCTTTTCCTACCTCACGGCGCGGGAGAACCTCGAGATCGCCCGCCGCCCCGGCACGCGGTGGCCGATGGAGAAGATGCTGGCGCGGTTCCCCAAGCTCCGCGAGGTCCTGGATCGCAAGGGGCGCTTTCTCTCGGGCGGGGAGCAGCAGATGCTGGCCATCGCCCGCGCCCTCCTGACCGGGCCCGAGCTGCTCCTGCTGGACGAGCCCTCCCAAGGCCTGGCTCCGCTCGTTGTCGAGGCGGTCATGGGGACGATTCTCGAGCTCAAGCACGAGCGCGTCAGCATGTTGCTGGTCGAGCAGAACGCCGAGATGGCGCTGCGGCTGGCCGACCG
This window of the Candidatus Methylomirabilota bacterium genome carries:
- a CDS encoding ABC transporter ATP-binding protein, producing the protein MSLVRTERLTKAFGALTAVDGVSIEVQEGSLHSVIGPNGAGKTTFFNLLTGQLVPTSGRIVFDGRDIAGTPPHHIARLGIARSFQRTSIFPALTIADNVWLAAFARQESWRGLAWRRADGYPALADRARAVLAEVGLAGKADQPARAISHGEQRQLELAIALAATPRLLLLDEPAAGLSPDETQKMVALVRALKGRYTIVLIEHKIDVVMTMSDRISVMHFGSVIAEGTPTEIQRNAEVRRAYLGGVP
- a CDS encoding branched-chain amino acid ABC transporter permease — its product is MSGLKEARIWLTILAAVVLLPVVVRHAIATEIWIFAIFGLGLNLLLGYTGLLSFGQATFFGSAGYVAGYLLKHYGVGVPLVLAVGIAVGALTAAVVGYLCVQRADLYFIMLTFALNQMFYFTAYQWTSVTGGEDGMPGIPRPDVFGLDIHGPLAYYALVAVLFLVALWVMKRIVESPLGKILQSIRENALRAEALGYDVARMKLAAFVIGGAFSGLAGVLYAMLFGIVPLEAIGFVFSGNVVFATLIGGSGSLYGPVIGAFVFIWLSESVSAMWARWPLLLGVAFVIVVLFFRGGVVEAWARFWAWRAARRAPTAMGADVSG
- a CDS encoding ABC transporter ATP-binding protein codes for the protein MLEISAIDTYYGLGHILHGLSLAVAEGEVVALLGRNGAGKTTTLRSISGLTPPRRGTIAYKGANIAGVPAHRISRLGIALVPETRGIFSYLTARENLEIARRPGTRWPMEKMLARFPKLREVLDRKGRFLSGGEQQMLAIARALLTGPELLLLDEPSQGLAPLVVEAVMGTILELKHERVSMLLVEQNAEMALRLADRVYVIDHGTIVFEGTPDALRADHRVTATYLGVGG
- a CDS encoding branched-chain amino acid ABC transporter permease, with the protein product MKFSLLVSQLLNGLATGMLYALMGIGLSIITGVLNIPNFAHGALFALGAYLLYSVIQLVGSFWLALLLAPLGVGLLGILIELGGIRPLYKAGHDYQLLLTFGLSLIVTEGIIIVWSPVGMSQLPPPLLRGGVDLGITFYPKYRLFVMVAAALLVFGAWLFLEKTRYGAIMRAGIEDKEMVTLLGIDVHRLFTAAFALGCVLAGVAGALTAPIRGLNPLMGVDMLGIAFVVVALAGLGNLLGSIVSGVLVGVAQSLVALYWPEASVAVIFAVMAAVLLVRPQGLFGIR